Proteins from a single region of Hydra vulgaris chromosome 12, alternate assembly HydraT2T_AEP:
- the LOC136087928 gene encoding piggyBac transposable element-derived protein 3-like, translating to MSVLSRKRYRLHEVLQLLEDTDDECLQSAEISIAPPITSGADSDEDSGDENEVCGDPNSLNRNQLLAEATMKLRRPNGTDVIGMEESDGAEDTAENNIQDTADDIVEQGPQHKRTKKQAPYKPSWVKSDFKEAVRKQKFPWTIPPPKVENHLSPVSLLELFMTPEIMHRICNDSKEYAAQKGHDNFDLDITSLKLFLSILLISGYAPLPRCPMYWETAGDVHNSMVSAAMSRNKFSSIMINMHFANNNELDMTDRFAKVRPLIQSINAACLANFQPEQIISIDESMIPYYGKHGAKQYIHGKPIKFGYKMWVAATRLGYVINFYPYQGAGTTDKDLGLGGSVVVNLTKDLPKRDGNFFHIVFDNLFTSPSLLRLLADRGMAATDTLRSNRTEGAPLKNIKAMDKLPRGLHDVALGQKANVCLVRWHDSKVVTVASTYAGVAPLRKAKRYSSAQKKRIDVDHPSVIQLYNYGMGGVDRLDQNLACYMIQHRSKKQYWPIFRFCVDLAVQNAFQLYRIQEKIPGAPEHDLLSFRRQIAQTYVQTLSMKKNSVTYLPPRVAVDRRVRTHRCYRSLDCSGAKSKFLLESCFLVSIKPNLEKISTRVTQVYGSKRLKDVAAKVKDKRRKATKDTAKDGSQKKERRN from the exons GTACCGGCTTCATGAGGTGCTACAATTGCTAGAAGATACTGACGATGAATGTCTTCAGAGCGCTGAAATATCAATTGCTCCTCCAATAACCTCTGGTGCAGACTCTGACGAAGATTCTGGTGATGAGAATGAGGTGTGTGGAGATCCAAACAGTCTCAATCGTAATCAACTTCTGGCGGAAGCGACGATGAAACTACGAAGACCCAATGGAACTGATGTTATTGGAATGGAAGAGTCGGACGGTGCAGAAGACACTGCAGAAAATAATATACAGGACACTGCAGATGATATAGTGGAACAGGGTCCGCAGCACAAGAGAACAAAGAAACAAGCTCCGTATAAACCGTCATGGGTCAAAAGCGACTTCAAGGAGGCCGTCAGAAAGCAAAAGTTTCCATGGACCATACCTCCACCTAAAGTAGAAAACCATCTCTCACCAGTGTCATTATTAGAGTTGTTCATGACACCAGAAATAATGCACAGAATATGCAACGATAGCAAAGAATACGCTGCTCAAAAAGGCCATGACAATTTTGATCTGGACATTACATCACTCAAGCTTTTCCTATCGATTCTTCTAATAAGCGGCTATGCTCCTCTGCCTCGTTGCCCTATGTATTGGGAAACTGCGGGGGATGTACACAATTCCATGGTGTCGGCCGCTATGTCACGCAATAAATTCAGTTCCATAATGATTAATATGCATTTTGCCAATAACAACGAACTTGATATGACTGACAGGTTTGCCAAAGTCCGCCCTCTTATCCAGTCCATCAATGCTGCTTGCCTGGCAAACTTTCAGCCTGAACAAATTATCAGCATCGACGAAAGTATGATCCCTTATTACGGAAAACACGGTGCAAAGCAATACATTCATGGCAAACCCATCAAGTTTGGGTATAAGATGTGGGTGGCAGCAACTCGTTTGGGATATGTAATCAATTTCTACCCATATCAAGGTGCCGGCACGACAGATAAAGATCTGGGCCTCGGTGGATCGGTGGTGGTCAATCTCACAAAAGATTTACCAAAACGTGACGGTAATTTCTTTCACATTGTGTTTGACAACCTCTTTACCAGCCCATCACTGTTGCGCTTACTAGCGGATAGAGGAATGGCCGCCACGGACACTCTCCGTTCTAACCGAACTGAAGGTGCGCCATTGAAAAACATCAAAGCAATGGACAAGCTGCCTCGTGGCTTGCATGACGTTGCCCTGGGTCAAAAGGCTAATGTATGCTTGGTACGCTGGCATGACAGTAAGGTTGTGACAGTCGCATCAACTTACGCTGGTGTCGCACCACTTCGCAAAGCTAAGAGATATTCATCAGCACAGAAGAAGCGCATAGACGTTGATCACCCTTCAGTAATACAACTATACAATTATGGGATGGGCGGTGTGGACCGCCTAGACCAAAATCTAGCTTGCTATATGATTCAGCACCGATCAAAGAAACAGTATTGGCCAATATTTAGATTTTGTGTTGATTTGGCCGTTCAGAACGCCTTCCAGCTGTACCGTATACAGGAGAAAATACCTGGCGCCCCGGAGCATGATCTGCTGTCATTTCGACGTCAGATTGCACAAACCTATGTGCAGACACTATCAATGAAGAAGAATTCAGTGACGTATTTGCCACCTCGTGTAGCAGTCGATCGACGAGTACGTACGCACAGATGCTACAGATCACTGGATTGCTCAGG agcaaaatctaaatttttacttgaaagttgttttttagtaTCAATCAAACCAAACCTTGAAAAAATATCTACTCGTGTTACTCAGGTCTATGGTTCAAAGCGTTTAAAAGATGTTGCAGCAAAAGTGAAAGATAAAAGAAGAAAAGCGACGAAAGACACAGCAAAAGACGGGAGccaaaagaaagaaagaagaaactaa